Proteins from a genomic interval of Arachis hypogaea cultivar Tifrunner chromosome 10, arahy.Tifrunner.gnm2.J5K5, whole genome shotgun sequence:
- the LOC112715401 gene encoding uncharacterized protein: protein MHIEKNVCDNVLYTLLNETGRSKDNLKARKDLKEMGIRKDLWPDENGRYHPSLFTMSNSMKDVFLRTIKNIRVLDGLSSNISRCVDLKQRKLSGLKSHDCHVLMQQLLPIAIRNVLPDKVTAVLIELSSFFQQLCSKSLSLIELEKLQPRIILTLCHLEMLFPPSFFTIMVHLTCHLVDEAKLGGPVHYRWMYPIERYLGHLKSYVRNKAKSEGSIAEGYVAEEALTFCSRYLEGIETRFNRPPRVDDRPDGNYNKHVDSLFPQMGNSKGAFTVFELLPMEKKQAHRYVVLNCLYVKPFIDDFKDFIRRRSKGRRPSNVEIEKRVNKDFFTWFPTQLMNPDVMNIVHEDLRYLARGPSRYAKRFSTVSINGFSFRTTNRFLLQSLGKKWREHRIKLWNDFDDPRLSKNEIINNAPEDIAPDQWALFVEYRLKPETQKLCKRNQEIRQKQIIPHTSGAKSIARRRAELTEETGKEVNRVQMWDITHKKINGSYVNEKAKEIAEKIEAHSSQQPMELTVNSPLDALGVVFGKEHPGRVRGLGMGAVPTIAFKNNTTRISQMNLGSSNDVGTSSTCGPNVQEELDSVKAQLQALVSYIASKEGGKIPIQLAGMFPTQQVSQGLDQESEIPSPKELGSRSSRASNKEA from the exons ATGCACATTGAAAAGAATGTTTGCGACAATGTGTTATACACTTTGCTCAATGAGACTGGAAGGTCAAAGGATAATCTCAAAGCTCGTAAGGATCTCAAAGAAATGGGTATAAGGAAAGATTTATGGCCAGATGAAAATGGGAGATATCATCCATCTTTGTTCACAATGTCAAATTCCATGAAAGATGTATTCTTGCGTACTATAAAGAATATTAGAGTACTAGATGGTCTCTCGAGTAATATTTCACGGTGTGTTGACCTGAAGCAAAGAAAGCTTTCTGGATTGAAGAGCCATGATTGCCACGTCCTTATGCAGCAACTATTACCCATTGCCATACGTAATGTGCTACCAGATAAAGTCACTGCAGTTCTAATAGAGTTGTCTTCATTCTTTCAACAGTTGTGCTCTAAAAGCTTAAGTCTTATAGAACTTGAGAAGCTCCAACCTCGAATAATCCTTACCCTTTGTCATTTAGAAATGTtgttccctccttctttctttacAATCATGGTTCATTTAACCTGTCATCTAGTTGATGAAGCAAAACTTGGAGGACCAGTACACTATAGGTGGATGTATCCTATTGAGAG GTATTTAGGACATTTGAAGTCCTATGTACGAAACAAAGCTAAATCAGAAGGTTCTATAGCTGAAGGATATGTGGCTGAAGAAGCTCTTACATTTTGCTCTCGATACTTAGAAGGGATTGAGACAAGATTTAATAGGCCACCACGTGTTGATGACCGTCCGGATGGTAATTACAATAAACATGTTGATTCGCTTTTTCCACAAATGGGTAACTCTAAGGGAGCTTTCACAGTATTTGAGTTGTTACCTATGGAAAAAAAACAAGCACATCGCTATGTGGTTCTAAATTGTCTATATGTCAAACCGTTCAttga TGACTTCAAAGATTTTATACGAAGAAGATCTAAGGGTAGAAGGCCATCAAATGTAGAGATAGAAAAAAGAGTCAATAAAGATTTTTTTACTTGGTTTCCTACGCAG CTTATGAACCCAGACGTTATGAATATTGTGCATGAGGATTTGAGATACTTAGCAAGGGGTCCATCACGATATGCCAAGAGGTTTTCTACAGTTAGTATCAATGGGTTCTCCTTTCGAACTACCAATCGATTTTTGCTCCAATCGCTTGGCAAAAAATGGAGGGAACATAGAATAAAGCTTTGGAATGATTTTGATGATCCGAGGTTGAGTAAAAACGAGATCATAAATAATGCACCAGAAGATATTGCTCCTGATCAATGGGCTTTATTCGTAGAATATCGTTTGAAGCCTGAAACTCAG AAACTTTGTAAGAGGAATCAAGAAATTCGGCAAAAACAAATAATTCCTCATACTTCAGGTGCTAAATCAATTGCAAGAAGAAGGGCTGAATTG ACGGAAGAGACAGGAAAAGAAGTTAATAGAGTTCAAATGTGGGACATCACtcacaagaaaataaatggaagTTATGTTAATGAAAAGGCTAAAGAAATAGCG gaGAAGATTGAAGCACATAGCAGCCAACAACCGATGGAATTAACTGTTAATTCTCCTCTTGATGCTCTTGGAGTAGTTTTTGGGAAAGAGCACCCTGGCCGTGTTCGAGGTTTAGGTATGGGAGCTGTTCCAACAATTGCTTTCAAGAACAACACCACAAGGATTAGTCAAATGAATTTAGGTTCTTCAAATGATGTTGGCACATCATCTACTTGTGGTCCAAATGTGCAAGAGGAGTTGGATAGTGTTAAAGCGCAATTGCAAGCGCTAGTATCCTATATTGCTTCTAAGGAAGGAGGTAAAATTCCAATACAATTGGCTGGAATGTTCCCTACTCAACAAGTTTCACAG ggaTTGGATCAGGAGAGTGAGATTCCATCACCAAAAGAGTTAGGAAGTAGGTCTTCTAGAGCAAGCAATAAGGAAGCATGA